A window from Citrus sinensis cultivar Valencia sweet orange chromosome 3, DVS_A1.0, whole genome shotgun sequence encodes these proteins:
- the LOC102627033 gene encoding COP9 signalosome complex subunit 1 — translation MEPEDEQSNSMMEEICSNGGEESARTRPIISGEQLDVEAYASLYQGRTKITRLMFIADHCDIASMQLEALRMAYDEIKKGENTQLFREVVKKIDGRLGPNYAMDEAWCDSVDRRAEQRKEKLENELNAYRTNLIKESIRMGYNDFGDFYYAHGALGDAFKSYVRTRDYCTTSKHIIHMCMSAILVSIEMGQFTHVTSYVSKAEQTPEALEPVTIAKLRCAAGLAHLEARKYKLAARKFLEVGPDLGNSYNEVIAAQDVATYGGLCALASFDRAELKSKVIDNVNFRNFLELVPEVRELINDFYSSRYASCLDYLGNLKANLLLDIHLHDHVETLYDQIRNKALIQYTHPFVSVDLHMMANAFKTSVAGIEKELEALITDNQIQARIDSHNKILYARHADQRNATFQRVLQTGSEFDQDVRAMLLRANLLKHEYNVRAARKL, via the exons ATGGAACCCGAAGACGAGCAATCGAATTCAATGATGGAGGAGATCTGCTCGAACGGCGGCGAAGAATCGGCGCGTACCAGACCAATCATAAGCGGGGAGCAGCTGGACGTCGAGGCTTACGCGAGCCTGTACCAAGGGAGGACGAAGATCACGCGGCTAATGTTTATCGCCGATCACTGCGACATCGCTTCGATGCAGCTTGAGGCGCTTCGAATGGCCTACGATGAGATTAAGAAAGGCGAGAACACGCAACTTTTCAGAGAGGTTGTGAAGAAGATTGATGGGAGGCTGGGCCCCAATTATGCCATGGACGAGGCTTGGTGCGATTCCGTGGATCGCAGAGCCGAACAGCGCAAGGAGAAACTTGAGAACGAACTCAATGCTTATAGG ACAAATTTGATCAAAGAAAGTATAAGAATGGGATATAATGATTTTGGAGACTTTTACTATGCTCATGGTGCACTTGGGGATGcttttaaaagttatgttCGCACTCGTGATTATTGCACTACATCAAAGCATATTATTCATATGTGTATGAGTGCAATTCTGGTCAGCATTGAGATGGGTCAATTTACTCATGTGACAAGCTATGTCAGCAAAGCAGAACAAACACCTGAGGCTCTTGAACCTGTTACGATTGCAAAACTACGTTGTGCTGCAGGATTGGCTCATTTGGAGGCTAGAAAGTACAAGCTTGCTGCTCGTAAG TTCTTGGAAGTGGGTCCTGATCTGGGAAATTCCTATAATGAGGTGATTGCTGCTCAAGATGTTGCAACATACGGGGGACTTTGTGCACTTGCAAGTTTTGATCGGGCTGAGCTTAAG AGCAAAGTTATAGATAATGTCAACTTCCGAAATTTCTTAGAGCTGGTTCCTGAAGTTAGGGAGCTTATTAACGATTTCTACTCTAG CCGTTATGCATCATGTCTGGATTACCTTGGAAATCTTAAGGCAAACCTGTTGCTTGATATCCATTTGCACGACCATGTTGAGACGTTGTATGATCAAATACGTAACAAAGCCCTCATCCAGTATACACACCCATTTGTGTCTGTTGATTTGCACATGATGGCAAATGCTTTCAAAACAAGTGTTGCTGGGATAGAGAAAGAGCTTGAAGCCTTGATTACTGACAACCAAATACAG GCTCGGATTGACTCACACAACAAGATTTTGTATGCACGACATGCGGATCAAAGAAATGCAACTTTCCAACGGGTTTTACAGACTGGCAGTGAATTTGATCAGGATGTGAGGGCAATGTTACTGAGGGCAAATCTTCTGAAGCATGAATACAATGTTAGGGCTGCTAGGAAACTTTGA